ACTTTCCATGGCCGATTGCTCAGATTGTGCTCCAACATCACGAAAAACTCGATGGCTCTGGCTATCCGCAGGGCCTCACCAGCGAAAAAATTCTCATCGAGGCAAAAATTATTACGGTCGCCGACATCGTGGAGGCCATGGCTTCCCATCGGCCCTACCGCCCG
This genomic window from Deltaproteobacteria bacterium contains:
- a CDS encoding HD domain-containing protein, with translation FPWPIAQIVLQHHEKLDGSGYPQGLTSEKILIEAKIITVADIVEAMASHRPYRPGWGIDKALDEISQNKDRFYDPQVVDACVRLFQEKGFSFQ